Proteins from one Mycobacterium adipatum genomic window:
- a CDS encoding NAD-dependent epimerase/dehydratase family protein has translation MTETVLVTGAFGLVGSATVQRLADDGRSVVATDLDTPAARKAADSLPVGVTVRWADLTDPAAVGALVDEVSPSAVIHLAAVIPPFIYQRRGLAERVNVEATASLVRAAEKLSSPPRFVLASSIAVYGSRNPHTVSGVLTADTPVNPADIYGDHKVQAEKIVRTSALDWVILRLGGVLTVSPGSYMKMDNFSFEGMLPTDGRLQTVDVRDVARAFAAATTADAVGETLLIGGDDATHRLLQGDVAPAMAAALGLVGGLPTGLKGDPADDDGWFNTDWMDTTRAQHVLGFQHHSWPDMLIETAEHAGITRPLLRVVAPLVKQVLKRRTAYYGTGLRYANPWQAIADKWGDPRPEAHQ, from the coding sequence ATGACCGAAACCGTTTTGGTGACCGGAGCCTTCGGGTTGGTCGGGTCGGCGACCGTGCAACGCCTTGCCGACGACGGTCGGTCGGTGGTGGCCACCGACCTGGACACCCCGGCCGCCCGGAAGGCGGCCGACTCGCTGCCGGTGGGCGTCACCGTGCGCTGGGCCGACCTCACCGATCCCGCCGCCGTCGGCGCCCTGGTCGACGAGGTGTCCCCGTCGGCGGTCATCCATCTCGCGGCGGTCATCCCGCCGTTCATCTACCAACGCCGCGGGCTTGCCGAGCGCGTCAACGTCGAGGCTACCGCCAGCCTGGTGCGTGCCGCCGAAAAGCTCTCCAGTCCACCACGTTTCGTGCTGGCGTCCAGTATCGCCGTGTACGGGTCACGCAATCCGCACACGGTCTCGGGAGTGCTGACCGCCGACACCCCGGTCAACCCCGCCGACATCTACGGCGACCACAAGGTCCAAGCCGAGAAGATCGTGCGCACCTCGGCACTGGACTGGGTGATCCTGCGACTCGGCGGTGTCCTCACCGTCAGCCCGGGCTCCTACATGAAGATGGACAATTTCTCCTTCGAGGGCATGCTGCCCACCGACGGCCGGTTGCAGACCGTCGATGTCCGCGATGTGGCACGCGCCTTCGCCGCGGCCACCACCGCCGACGCGGTGGGCGAGACGTTGCTGATCGGCGGCGACGACGCCACCCACCGCCTGCTCCAGGGTGACGTGGCCCCGGCGATGGCGGCGGCGCTCGGGCTGGTGGGCGGTCTGCCCACCGGGCTCAAGGGTGACCCGGCCGACGATGACGGCTGGTTCAACACCGACTGGATGGACACCACCCGCGCCCAGCACGTCCTTGGCTTCCAGCACCATTCGTGGCCCGACATGCTGATCGAGACGGCCGAGCACGCCGGCATCACACGACCGCTGCTCCGGGTGGTCGCACCGCTGGTCAAGCAGGTCCTCAAGCGGCGCACGGCGTATTACGGCACCGGCTTGCGGTACGCGAACCCGTGGCAGGCGATCGCCGACAAATGGGGCGATCCCCGACCGGAGGCTCACCAGTGA
- the glpX gene encoding class II fructose-bisphosphatase, whose protein sequence is MTPSRREAPDRNLALELVRVTEAGAMAAGRWVGRGDKEGGDGAAVDAMRELVNSVSMRGVVVIGEGEKDNAPMLYNGEEVGNGDGPDCDFAVDPVDGTTLMSKGMPNAISVLAVAERGAMFDPSAVFYMHKIAVGPDAADVIDITAPIAENIKRVAKVKKSSVADLSVCILDRPRHAQLIADVRDAGARIRLISDGDVAGAIAACRPGSGTDLLVGIGGTPEGIIAAAAIRCMGGAIQARLAPTDDDEKQKALDRGYDLDRVLHTEDLVSGENVFFSATGVTDGDLLKGVQYSGGGATTQSIVMRSKSGTVRMIEAYHRLAKLNEYSAVDFTGDSSAAHPLP, encoded by the coding sequence ATGACGCCTTCGCGCCGGGAAGCCCCAGACCGCAACCTCGCCCTCGAACTCGTCCGAGTCACCGAAGCCGGAGCCATGGCCGCGGGCCGCTGGGTCGGTCGCGGTGACAAGGAGGGTGGGGACGGGGCCGCCGTCGACGCCATGCGTGAGCTGGTGAACTCCGTGTCGATGCGCGGTGTGGTGGTCATCGGCGAGGGCGAGAAGGACAACGCCCCGATGCTCTACAACGGTGAAGAGGTCGGCAACGGAGACGGGCCGGACTGCGATTTCGCGGTCGACCCGGTCGACGGCACCACCCTGATGAGCAAGGGCATGCCGAACGCCATCTCGGTGCTCGCCGTCGCCGAACGCGGGGCCATGTTCGACCCGTCCGCGGTGTTCTACATGCACAAGATCGCCGTCGGCCCGGATGCGGCCGACGTCATCGACATCACCGCCCCGATCGCCGAGAACATCAAGCGCGTCGCGAAGGTGAAGAAGTCCAGCGTCGCCGACCTCTCGGTCTGCATCCTGGACCGCCCGCGGCACGCTCAGCTGATCGCCGACGTCCGCGACGCCGGCGCCCGCATCCGGCTGATCTCCGACGGTGACGTCGCCGGCGCCATCGCCGCGTGCCGGCCAGGTTCGGGCACCGACCTGCTCGTCGGCATCGGCGGTACCCCCGAGGGCATCATCGCCGCCGCCGCCATCCGCTGCATGGGCGGCGCCATCCAGGCCCGCCTGGCCCCCACCGATGACGACGAGAAGCAGAAGGCGCTGGACCGCGGCTACGACCTGGACCGGGTGCTGCACACCGAGGATCTGGTCTCCGGGGAGAACGTGTTCTTCTCGGCCACCGGTGTCACCGACGGCGACCTGCTCAAGGGCGTTCAGTACTCCGGCGGCGGTGCCACCACCCAGTCGATCGTGATGCGCTCCAAGTCCGGCACCGTCCGGATGATCGAGGCCTACCACCGGCTGGCCAAGCTCAACGAATACTCCGCGGTGGACTTCACCGGGGATTCGTCGGCAGCACACCCCCTCCCCTGA
- a CDS encoding DUF4245 domain-containing protein, which produces MTTPEPDPDAPVMVPVPRPAKDRLLQDGRDMFWSMAPLVLICIVLAGVLGMCTFAPNGPGQGDIPQFDAPAALQADAEVLKIPIRLPQLPAGWQANSGGRGSIDGGRTDPATGQAVRAVTSRVGYIAPSKMYLSLTQSNADEARLVGHLNPEAVPTGAQDVDGVTWVVYEPGEGEPIWTTRMQTGQAQIAITGAGSQDDFRTLAKAVQSQAPLPV; this is translated from the coding sequence ATGACCACCCCGGAACCGGACCCCGACGCGCCGGTGATGGTGCCGGTTCCCCGGCCCGCCAAGGACCGCCTCCTGCAGGACGGCCGCGACATGTTCTGGTCGATGGCCCCCCTGGTGCTGATCTGCATCGTGCTGGCCGGTGTACTCGGTATGTGCACGTTCGCGCCCAACGGTCCCGGTCAGGGTGACATCCCGCAGTTCGACGCCCCGGCCGCGCTCCAGGCCGACGCCGAGGTGCTCAAGATCCCGATCCGGCTGCCGCAGCTGCCGGCCGGGTGGCAGGCCAACTCGGGTGGTCGCGGCAGTATCGACGGCGGGCGCACCGACCCGGCGACCGGACAAGCCGTCCGGGCGGTGACCTCGCGGGTCGGCTATATCGCCCCGAGCAAGATGTATCTGAGCCTCACGCAGAGCAACGCCGACGAGGCCCGCCTGGTCGGTCACCTGAATCCCGAGGCCGTGCCCACCGGCGCACAGGACGTCGACGGGGTGACCTGGGTGGTCTACGAGCCCGGCGAGGGAGAGCCGATCTGGACCACCCGTATGCAGACCGGCCAAGCCCAGATCGCGATCACCGGCGCCGGGTCCCAAGACGACTTCCGCACGCTGGCCAAAGCCGTGCAGAGCCAAGCTCCGCTGCCGGTTTAG
- a CDS encoding AI-2E family transporter → MKTEFTLSQKRALAIATVMAIVFGAYFLRGYFILIVVAAVVAYLFDPLYERLRGRFSAGLSATVTLFAALAIVIIPISGAVAIGVVQITTMVRSVADWVGRTDLSTLGDRSLGILNELLDRLPFLKSTDITPEQLQGWVITFAQRAGEWGLHFLQGAAGGLFGGLTSAIIFLYVFISLLVNGDDLRLLIRRLNPLGEEATDLYLAKMAAMVRGTVRGQFVIALAQGTAGAISIYIAGFHDGFFIFAILLSALSVIPLGGGIVTIPFGIGLAIFGNIWGGIFVIVFHVIVVTNIDNVLRPILVPKEAKLDSALMLLSVFAGITMFGFLGIVIGPVVMIVIVTTISVYLWVYQGVPMDMGTEALEDEPEKPSRLRSLIARARAARRQPVVAAPVPGEGPEPKD, encoded by the coding sequence GTGAAAACGGAGTTCACCCTCAGCCAGAAGCGGGCCCTGGCGATCGCCACCGTCATGGCGATCGTCTTCGGCGCCTACTTCCTGCGCGGCTACTTCATCCTCATCGTGGTCGCGGCGGTGGTGGCCTATCTGTTCGACCCGCTCTATGAGCGGCTGCGCGGCCGGTTCAGTGCCGGCCTGTCGGCCACCGTGACCCTGTTCGCGGCGCTGGCCATCGTGATCATTCCGATCAGCGGTGCGGTCGCCATCGGCGTCGTGCAGATCACCACCATGGTGCGCAGCGTCGCCGACTGGGTGGGCAGGACCGACCTGAGCACCCTCGGGGACCGGTCACTGGGGATCCTCAACGAACTGCTCGACCGCCTGCCGTTCCTCAAGAGCACCGACATCACCCCCGAGCAGCTGCAGGGCTGGGTGATCACCTTCGCCCAGCGCGCCGGCGAGTGGGGCCTGCATTTCCTGCAGGGCGCGGCCGGCGGCCTGTTCGGCGGCCTCACGTCCGCGATCATCTTCCTGTACGTGTTCATCTCGCTACTGGTCAACGGCGACGACCTGCGGCTGCTGATCCGCAGGCTCAACCCGCTCGGCGAGGAGGCCACCGACTTGTACCTGGCCAAGATGGCGGCCATGGTGCGCGGGACCGTGCGCGGCCAGTTCGTCATCGCGCTGGCCCAGGGCACCGCCGGCGCCATCTCGATCTACATCGCCGGCTTCCACGACGGGTTCTTCATCTTCGCCATCCTGCTGTCGGCGCTGTCGGTGATCCCGCTCGGGGGCGGCATCGTCACCATCCCGTTCGGGATCGGTCTGGCGATCTTCGGCAACATCTGGGGCGGCATCTTCGTCATCGTCTTCCACGTCATCGTGGTCACCAACATCGACAATGTGCTGCGCCCGATCCTGGTGCCCAAGGAGGCCAAACTGGATTCCGCGCTGATGCTGCTGTCGGTGTTCGCCGGGATCACCATGTTCGGTTTCCTGGGCATCGTGATCGGGCCGGTGGTGATGATCGTCATCGTCACCACGATCAGTGTGTACCTGTGGGTCTACCAGGGGGTGCCGATGGACATGGGCACCGAGGCGCTCGAGGATGAACCCGAAAAGCCCAGTCGGCTGCGAAGTCTCATCGCGCGGGCCCGCGCGGCCCGGCGCCAACCCGTGGTTGCGGCGCCGGTGCCCGGCGAGGGCCCCGAACCGAAGGACTAA
- a CDS encoding SDR family NAD(P)-dependent oxidoreductase gives MGRSPTGGSPVRTAVVIGGASGIGWACAQALAGQGYRVVVADRNAEGAAARAAELGDPHSAAAVDVVDEDSVATLFEQTGNIDAVVSCAGFSNIGLIVDLAVQDFRAVVDVCLTGAFIVTKYAGRYLNDGGSLVSISSLNGRQPAAGMSAYCSAKAGLSMLTQVAALELAARGIRVNAVAPGFVHTPLTEGAALVPGVVEEYVENTPLGRAGTPADIAEAVVFLTGASWLTGEVLDLNGGAHMKRYPDLLGHIMKLAQP, from the coding sequence ATGGGGCGATCCCCGACCGGAGGCTCACCAGTGAGGACTGCGGTGGTGATCGGCGGGGCATCCGGTATCGGCTGGGCCTGCGCGCAGGCCCTGGCCGGCCAGGGCTACCGCGTCGTGGTCGCCGACCGTAACGCCGAAGGTGCCGCAGCCCGGGCCGCCGAACTCGGCGACCCGCACTCGGCAGCCGCCGTCGACGTCGTCGACGAAGACTCGGTGGCAACACTTTTCGAGCAGACCGGGAACATCGATGCCGTGGTGAGCTGTGCCGGCTTCTCCAATATCGGGCTGATCGTCGACCTCGCGGTGCAGGACTTCCGGGCCGTCGTCGATGTCTGCCTCACCGGCGCCTTCATCGTCACCAAGTACGCCGGCCGGTATCTCAACGACGGCGGTTCACTGGTCTCGATCTCCTCGCTGAACGGACGCCAACCCGCCGCCGGCATGAGCGCCTACTGCTCGGCCAAGGCCGGGCTCTCGATGCTCACGCAGGTCGCCGCGCTCGAGCTGGCCGCGCGTGGAATCCGGGTCAATGCCGTCGCACCCGGATTCGTGCACACCCCGCTGACCGAAGGCGCGGCCCTGGTGCCCGGCGTGGTGGAGGAGTACGTGGAGAACACGCCGTTGGGCCGAGCGGGCACCCCGGCCGACATCGCGGAAGCCGTCGTGTTCCTCACCGGGGCGTCCTGGCTCACCGGCGAGGTGCTCGATCTCAACGGTGGGGCGCACATGAAGCGGTACCCGGATCTGCTCGGCCACATCATGAAGCTCGCGCAACCGTGA
- a CDS encoding PRC-barrel domain-containing protein produces MTSLVDQYVGATAYDVSGDKIGKIGKLFVDGRSREPRWAAVRMGLFGKTHALIPLTGSRQEGRSVTVTVTKAAVKDAPKPMGGEGVTVDEAAELSRHYRLDEPQPDAPEPPAPHSTALNIASVAAGIGGTAVNTAAWNVADPAENQHPDTFEEPEPSR; encoded by the coding sequence ATGACGAGTCTGGTGGATCAATACGTCGGCGCCACCGCGTACGACGTGTCGGGCGACAAGATCGGCAAAATCGGCAAACTGTTCGTCGACGGGCGCAGCCGGGAACCCCGGTGGGCCGCGGTGCGCATGGGTCTGTTCGGCAAGACGCACGCGCTGATCCCGCTCACGGGCTCCCGGCAGGAGGGCCGGTCGGTCACCGTCACCGTCACCAAGGCCGCCGTCAAGGACGCCCCGAAGCCCATGGGCGGCGAGGGCGTCACCGTGGATGAGGCCGCCGAGTTGTCCCGGCACTACCGCCTCGACGAGCCGCAGCCCGACGCGCCCGAACCGCCGGCGCCGCATTCGACCGCGCTCAACATCGCCTCGGTGGCCGCGGGTATCGGCGGCACCGCGGTGAACACGGCCGCGTGGAATGTGGCCGACCCGGCGGAGAATCAGCATCCCGACACCTTCGAGGAGCCGGAGCCGAGCCGTTAG
- a CDS encoding integrase core domain-containing protein gives MAQKVTAMDIRMAAALAGQIDNVAEFCRRENISRETFYKWRRRFLQHGLAGLQDLSRRPRRCPGQSSAVVEKLVLDRRQRLLDQGVDHGPESIVWSLRDDSTVDAALVPSRSTVWRILTRHSMITPQPQKRPKSATKRFCFTRPNECWQSDWTQWQLADGTHVAIAGTLDDHSRYLVGLHAATGDADGELVWAVIMAGIWECGIPAMSLTDNGSVYTGRLRGHESAFEINLRTLGTQTINSTPYHPQTCGKIERFWQTLKKWLRAQRAPMTIAELNTLLDAFRDFYNHHRRHRAHRGVTPAAVFSATVSARPAPRPLPGPVFVTCNVVDKKTGRLNVGPYDVNVGLRWAGHQCHAIRDGDHITIFSGNRLVRTLVANPKRRYQPGDKTTRSYRTREPQPAP, from the coding sequence ATGGCCCAGAAGGTGACGGCGATGGACATTCGCATGGCTGCGGCGTTGGCCGGGCAGATCGACAATGTGGCGGAGTTCTGCCGCCGCGAGAACATCTCCCGAGAGACGTTCTACAAGTGGCGACGACGGTTCCTGCAGCACGGCCTGGCCGGGCTGCAGGACCTGTCGCGGCGCCCGCGTCGGTGCCCAGGGCAGAGCAGCGCGGTGGTAGAGAAGCTGGTCCTGGATCGCCGGCAGCGGTTGCTTGACCAAGGCGTTGATCATGGGCCGGAATCCATCGTGTGGTCACTGCGCGACGACAGTACTGTCGATGCCGCGCTGGTGCCTTCACGATCGACGGTGTGGCGGATCCTGACTCGCCATAGCATGATCACCCCGCAGCCGCAGAAACGGCCGAAATCAGCGACCAAACGCTTCTGCTTCACCCGACCCAACGAGTGTTGGCAGTCGGACTGGACGCAATGGCAACTCGCCGATGGCACCCACGTCGCGATCGCAGGCACCCTCGATGATCACTCCCGGTACCTGGTCGGGCTGCACGCGGCCACCGGTGATGCCGACGGGGAGCTGGTCTGGGCAGTCATCATGGCCGGTATCTGGGAGTGCGGGATTCCGGCAATGTCGTTGACAGACAACGGCTCCGTTTACACCGGTCGCCTGCGCGGCCACGAGTCAGCCTTCGAGATCAACCTGCGCACGCTGGGGACCCAGACCATCAACTCCACCCCGTATCACCCGCAGACCTGCGGCAAGATCGAACGGTTCTGGCAGACCCTGAAGAAATGGCTGCGGGCCCAGAGGGCGCCGATGACCATCGCTGAACTCAATACGCTTTTGGACGCGTTCCGCGATTTCTACAACCATCACCGTCGCCACCGTGCCCACCGCGGGGTGACGCCGGCGGCCGTATTCAGCGCCACCGTATCCGCTCGCCCAGCACCCCGGCCGCTGCCGGGACCGGTCTTTGTCACCTGCAACGTCGTCGATAAGAAAACCGGACGACTCAACGTGGGCCCCTACGACGTCAATGTCGGGCTGCGGTGGGCCGGGCACCAATGCCACGCCATCCGCGACGGCGACCACATCACGATCTTCAGCGGAAACCGACTCGTGCGCACACTGGTCGCCAACCCCAAACGCAGATATCAACCCGGCGACAAGACCACCCGCAGCTATCGCACTCGCGAGCCCCAACCGGCACCATAA
- a CDS encoding class II fumarate hydratase: MTDSDVEYRIEHDTMGEVRVPKNALWRAQTQRAVENFPISFRPLERTQIRAMGLLKGACAQVNKDLGLLAADKADAIIAAAAEIADGRHDDQFPIDVFQTGSGTSSNMNANEVIASIAAASGVTIHPNDDVNMSQSSNDTFPTATHIAATEAAVRHLIPALEILHESLAAKARQWRTTVKSGRTHLMDAVPVTLGQEFGGYARQIEAGIERVKATLPRLGELAIGGTAVGTGLNAPDGFGAKVVAVLVDQTGIAELRTAADSFEAQAARDGLVEASGALKTIAVSLTKIANDVRWMGSGPLTGLGELQLPDLQPGSSIMPGKVNPVLPEAVTQVAAQVIGNDAAVTVGGLSGAFELNVYIPMMARNVLESFTLLANVSKLFAVKCIDGLVANEAHLRELAESSPSIVTPLNSAIGYEEAAKVAKEALKERKTIRQTVIDRGLIGDKLSEEELDRRLDVLAMAKVKPGE; encoded by the coding sequence ATGACCGACAGCGACGTCGAGTACCGCATCGAGCACGACACCATGGGCGAGGTGCGGGTGCCCAAGAACGCACTCTGGCGCGCCCAGACCCAGCGGGCGGTGGAGAACTTCCCGATCTCGTTCCGCCCCTTGGAGCGCACCCAGATTCGGGCGATGGGCCTGCTCAAGGGCGCGTGCGCCCAGGTGAACAAGGACCTCGGTCTGCTGGCCGCCGACAAGGCCGACGCCATCATTGCCGCCGCCGCCGAGATCGCCGACGGCCGCCACGACGACCAGTTCCCCATCGACGTCTTCCAGACCGGGTCGGGCACCAGCTCCAACATGAACGCCAACGAGGTCATCGCGAGCATTGCCGCGGCTAGCGGCGTGACGATCCACCCCAACGACGATGTCAACATGTCGCAGAGCTCCAATGACACCTTTCCCACCGCCACCCATATCGCGGCAACCGAAGCGGCTGTGCGCCACCTGATCCCGGCGCTGGAGATCCTGCACGAGTCGCTGGCCGCCAAGGCCCGCCAGTGGCGCACCACCGTCAAGTCCGGCCGCACCCACCTGATGGATGCCGTGCCGGTGACCCTGGGCCAGGAGTTCGGCGGCTACGCCCGCCAGATCGAGGCCGGCATCGAACGGGTCAAGGCCACGCTGCCCCGCCTCGGTGAGCTGGCCATCGGCGGCACCGCCGTCGGCACCGGCCTGAACGCTCCGGACGGTTTCGGCGCCAAGGTGGTCGCGGTGCTGGTGGACCAGACCGGCATCGCCGAACTGCGCACCGCCGCCGACTCTTTCGAAGCCCAGGCTGCCCGCGACGGGCTCGTCGAGGCCTCCGGCGCACTCAAGACCATCGCGGTGTCGCTGACCAAGATCGCCAACGACGTGCGCTGGATGGGCTCGGGCCCGCTGACCGGTCTGGGCGAGCTGCAACTGCCGGACCTGCAGCCGGGCAGCTCGATCATGCCGGGCAAGGTCAACCCGGTGCTGCCCGAGGCCGTTACCCAGGTGGCCGCCCAGGTCATCGGCAACGACGCCGCGGTCACCGTCGGCGGACTGTCCGGGGCTTTCGAACTCAACGTCTACATCCCGATGATGGCCCGCAATGTGCTGGAGTCCTTCACGCTGCTGGCCAACGTCTCGAAGCTGTTCGCGGTCAAGTGCATCGACGGGCTGGTCGCCAACGAGGCACACCTGCGCGAGCTGGCCGAGTCCTCGCCGTCCATCGTGACGCCGCTGAACTCGGCCATCGGTTACGAGGAGGCCGCCAAGGTCGCCAAGGAAGCCCTCAAGGAGCGCAAGACCATCCGCCAGACCGTGATCGACCGCGGCCTGATCGGGGACAAGCTGTCCGAGGAGGAGCTGGACCGCCGCCTCGACGTGCTGGCGATGGCGAAGGTCAAGCCGGGCGAATAG
- a CDS encoding polysaccharide deacetylase family protein, producing the protein MKRAWLWTVAGAVAAVLIVVAGALSGHIRRADADTVDCTVQKCVALTFDDGPGPYTDRLLKVLADNDAKATFFLIGNKVAADPAGARRIADAGMEIGSHTWEHPNMTAIPVEDIPAQFSKANAAIEAATGQRPTLVRTAGGLVDDQVLAEAGKQGLADINWDVIPFDWANDANLAASRQILMTQIKPGSVVLLHDTYSSTVDLVYQFIPVLKANGYHLVTVSQLLGPRAPGSLYGSRENGPPANDLRDIPADGIPALPATSSPPPMPNFPITDIPNANSGGPNNGA; encoded by the coding sequence GTGAAACGGGCCTGGCTGTGGACGGTGGCGGGGGCCGTTGCCGCCGTGCTGATCGTGGTGGCGGGCGCGCTGAGCGGTCACATCCGCCGCGCGGACGCCGACACCGTCGACTGCACCGTGCAGAAGTGTGTGGCGCTGACGTTCGACGACGGGCCCGGCCCGTACACCGACCGGTTGCTCAAGGTGCTGGCCGACAATGACGCGAAGGCCACCTTCTTCCTGATCGGCAACAAGGTGGCCGCCGATCCGGCCGGTGCGCGGCGCATCGCCGACGCCGGCATGGAGATCGGCAGCCACACCTGGGAACACCCCAACATGACAGCGATCCCTGTCGAGGACATCCCGGCCCAGTTCAGCAAGGCCAACGCGGCCATCGAGGCCGCAACGGGTCAGCGCCCGACGCTGGTGCGCACCGCGGGCGGCCTTGTCGACGATCAGGTGCTCGCCGAGGCCGGTAAACAGGGGCTGGCCGACATCAACTGGGATGTCATCCCGTTCGACTGGGCCAACGACGCCAACCTCGCTGCCAGCCGCCAGATCCTGATGACCCAGATCAAACCGGGTTCGGTGGTGCTGCTGCACGACACCTACTCCTCGACCGTGGACCTGGTCTACCAGTTCATCCCGGTGCTCAAGGCCAACGGCTATCACCTGGTCACGGTCAGTCAGCTGCTCGGCCCGCGCGCCCCGGGCAGCCTGTACGGCAGCCGCGAAAACGGTCCACCCGCAAACGATTTGCGTGATATCCCGGCGGACGGGATCCCGGCGCTGCCCGCCACCTCGTCGCCGCCGCCGATGCCGAACTTCCCGATCACCGACATCCCGAACGCCAACTCCGGGGGACCCAACAACGGGGCATGA
- a CDS encoding HAD family hydrolase: protein MTVALQSWQDGPTRSAIIEFVARVSREVDPVERVAVFDNDGTLWCEKPMYIQLDFIVRRLADKVAADPSLAEGQPYLAAHNGDLQWFGGAITKHYQGDDTDLKTLAAAVLSLHDSVKVEDHAAAVGTFFAEAMHPTLHRRYLECTYAPMVELLRYLADHEFACYIVSGGGRDFMRPVTSQIYGIPPERVVGSAQGLKFVGADGYGDLLLQPALDIWDDGPEKPVRIWNRIGRRPIFAAGNSNGDDEMLMYTGAQDGPSLKMLVHHDDAEREFAYTAGAERALGHAEQYGWTTVSMRDDWATVFRD, encoded by the coding sequence CTGACGGTGGCCCTGCAGTCCTGGCAGGACGGGCCCACCAGGTCGGCGATCATCGAGTTCGTGGCGCGGGTCTCCCGCGAGGTCGACCCGGTCGAGCGGGTCGCGGTGTTCGACAACGACGGCACGCTGTGGTGTGAGAAGCCGATGTACATCCAACTCGATTTCATCGTGCGACGGCTGGCCGACAAGGTGGCCGCAGATCCGTCACTCGCCGAGGGACAGCCCTATCTGGCGGCGCACAACGGCGACCTGCAGTGGTTCGGCGGTGCCATCACCAAGCACTACCAGGGCGATGACACCGACCTGAAAACTCTTGCCGCGGCGGTGCTCTCACTGCACGACTCGGTGAAGGTGGAAGATCACGCGGCCGCCGTCGGCACCTTTTTCGCCGAGGCGATGCACCCCACTCTGCACCGCCGGTACCTGGAGTGCACCTATGCGCCCATGGTGGAACTGCTGCGCTATCTGGCCGATCACGAGTTCGCCTGCTACATCGTGTCCGGCGGTGGTCGCGACTTCATGCGCCCGGTCACCAGCCAGATCTACGGCATTCCACCCGAACGGGTCGTCGGCAGCGCCCAGGGCCTCAAGTTCGTCGGCGCCGACGGGTATGGCGATCTGCTGCTGCAACCCGCACTGGACATCTGGGACGACGGCCCCGAGAAGCCGGTGCGCATCTGGAACCGCATCGGGCGCCGGCCCATCTTCGCGGCGGGCAACTCCAACGGTGACGACGAAATGCTGATGTACACGGGCGCCCAGGACGGGCCGTCGCTGAAAATGCTGGTGCACCACGACGATGCCGAGCGCGAATTCGCGTATACCGCAGGCGCGGAACGCGCCCTCGGCCATGCCGAGCAGTACGGGTGGACCACGGTCAGCATGCGCGATGATTGGGCGACCGTCTTTCGTGACTGA
- a CDS encoding formylglycine-generating enzyme family protein, translating into MTDTDLVWVPAQTTTLGSDAHYPEEGPAREVTVDGFWIQRHQVTNAQFADFVEATGYRTVAERPVDPADYPGAPAENLVPGSMVFRRTAGPVDLRHLSQWWTWTPGACWNHPRGPRSSLTDRDRHPVVHIAFEDAAAYAAWAGLSLPSEAQWETAARGGLPGATYTWGADPEKPGERRANYWHGEFPYLPESGYGTTQPVGSFEPNGYGLFDMAGNVWEWTTDWYAEDRTTGPCCVADSYDPAQPQFRIGRKVIKGGSFLCADSYCMRYRPAARRPQMVDTGMSHIGFRCVGN; encoded by the coding sequence GTGACTGACACCGATCTGGTCTGGGTCCCGGCGCAGACGACGACACTCGGCTCCGACGCCCACTATCCGGAGGAAGGACCGGCACGTGAGGTGACCGTCGACGGTTTCTGGATCCAGCGCCACCAGGTGACCAACGCCCAGTTCGCGGACTTCGTGGAGGCCACCGGCTACCGAACCGTCGCCGAACGGCCGGTTGATCCCGCCGACTACCCCGGCGCACCCGCGGAGAACCTGGTCCCCGGTTCGATGGTGTTCCGGCGCACCGCGGGACCGGTGGATCTGCGGCACCTCAGCCAATGGTGGACGTGGACGCCCGGGGCCTGCTGGAACCATCCACGCGGACCCCGTTCCTCGCTCACCGACCGCGACCGGCACCCGGTGGTGCACATCGCGTTCGAGGACGCCGCGGCCTACGCGGCCTGGGCCGGGTTGTCGCTGCCCAGCGAAGCGCAATGGGAGACCGCGGCCCGCGGCGGGTTGCCCGGCGCCACCTACACCTGGGGTGCGGACCCGGAGAAACCCGGTGAACGCCGGGCCAACTATTGGCATGGTGAATTCCCCTACCTGCCGGAATCCGGCTACGGCACCACGCAGCCGGTCGGGAGCTTCGAGCCCAACGGCTACGGCCTTTTCGACATGGCGGGCAACGTGTGGGAGTGGACCACCGACTGGTACGCCGAGGACCGCACCACCGGACCCTGCTGCGTCGCCGACAGTTACGACCCCGCGCAACCGCAGTTCAGGATCGGGCGCAAGGTCATCAAGGGCGGGTCCTTCCTGTGCGCGGACAGCTACTGCATGCGCTACCGTCCGGCCGCGCGGCGACCGCAGATGGTTGATACCGGGATGAGCCATATCGGGTTTCGCTGTGTCGGGAACTGA